A region of Diospyros lotus cultivar Yz01 chromosome 3, ASM1463336v1, whole genome shotgun sequence DNA encodes the following proteins:
- the LOC127797687 gene encoding zinc finger CCCH domain-containing protein 29 yields MRGGSKSKLCPNLIMEGEIPKQKYGVFGGSSLLLELAAKDDMAGFRSSVENKGFGVDEANLWYGRRIGSRRMGFEERTPLMIGSLYGSTEVLKYLIGSGDVDVNRACGSDGATALHCAAASGLDSSVDVVKLLLDASADVNSVDADGNKPRDLVTRNLKGLSNSRRKSLVMLLKGDNAVDEEAVVLCEVAQQLHSIPQLPKAGTDKKEYPVDVSLPDINDGLYATDDFRMYSFKVKPCSRAYSHDWTECPFVHPGENARRRDPRKYQYSCVPCPEFRKGACAKGDACEYAHGVFESWLHPAQYKTRLCKDETGCSRKVCFFAHKPEELRPLYALTGSAMPSPKSVPSSAVDMATLNPVALGSSSLMMPATSTPPMSPSAACSSPMGGSMWQNKINITPPTLQLPGSRLKTALSARDLELEIELLGLEGLRNQHQQQQRQQLIDELTSVSSPSSWNKGYSNNIGDLKPTNLDDVFASLDHSYLSQLQGLSPKFSTTTTQLQGLSPKFSTTTTHLQSPTAIPIRQNMNQLRASYPSNLSSSPGRKSSIYGFDTSAAVAAAVMNSRSASFSKRSQSFIDRGTMNHRPGSLGLTAAANSASLLPSNFSDWSSPDGKLDWGYHAEGQNKLKKSASFGIRSSNAAAAKSTMASSTLDEPDVSWVHSLVKDSSSVGAGLYSSDPKHGGFTEALPPWVDQLYIEQEQLVA; encoded by the coding sequence ATGCGCGGTGGTTCGAAGAGTAAACTTTGCCCTAATTTGATCATGGAGGGTGAAATTCCAAAGCAGAAGTATGGGGTTTTTGGGGGAAGTTCTCTTTTGCTTGAGCTTGCAGCGAAAGATGACATGGCGGGTTTCAGATCTTCTGTGGAAAACAAGGGTTTTGGTGTTGATGAGGCAAACTTGTGGTACGGCAGAAGAATTGGATCCAGAAGGATGGGGTTTGAGGAGAGGACGCCTCTCATGATAGGTTCTTTGTATGGAAGCACCGAGGTGCTGAAGTACCTGATTGGGTCTGGAGATGTTGATGTCAACCGAGCTTGCGGCTCAGATGGAGCGACCGCCCTCCACTGTGCGGCTGCCAGTGGCTTGGACTCATCTGTCGATGTTGTCAAGCTCTTGCTTGATGCATCGGCGGATGTCAATTCTGTTGATGCTGATGGAAATAAACCCAGGGACTTGGTTACTCGTAACTTGAAGGGTTTGAGCaattcaagaagaaaatcaTTGGTGATGTTGTTAAAAGGCGATAATGCTGTTGATGAGGAAGCAGTTGTATTATGTGAGGTAGCACAACAGCTACACTCAATTCCACAGTTGCCAAAAGCAGGGACCGATAAGAAAGAATACCCTGTCGATGTGTCCCTTCCGGATATCAATGATGGGTTATATGCCACAGATGACTTCAGGATGTATTCTTTTAAGGTGAAGCCTTGTTCGAGGGCGTACTCCCATGATTGGACAGAGTGCCCGTTTGTCCATCCGGGGGAGAACGCCAGGAGGCGTGACCCAAGGAAGTACCAGTATAGCTGCGTACCATGCCCAGAGTTCCGCAAGGGGGCTTGTGCTAAAGGGGATGCTTGTGAGTATGCCCATGGTGTATTTGAGTCCTGGCTACATCCTGCGCAATACAAAACTAGGCTCTGCAAGGATGAAACTGGCTGCTCCAGGAAAGTATGTTTTTTCGCCCACAAGCCTGAAGAATTGCGCCCCTTGTATGCTCTGACAGGGTCAGCCATGCCTTCTCCCAAGTCAGTTCCGTCCAGTGCAGTGGACATGGCAACATTGAACCCGGTGGCTCTTGGTTCATCATCTTTGATGATGCCTGCTACTTCAACGCCTCCCATGTCTCCTTCTGCTGCTTGTTCGTCACCCATGGGTGGAAGCATGTGGCAGAACAAGATTAATATTACCCCGCCTACACTGCAACTTCCTGGTAGCCGGCTTAAGACAGCGTTGAGTGCTAGAGACTTGGAATTGGAAATCGAGTTGCTTGGGTTGGAGGGTCTCCGCAACCAGCACCAGCAACAGCAACGCCAGCAATTGATCGATGAGTTGACTAGTGTCTCTTCCCCATCCAGCTGGAACAAGGGATATAGTAATAACATTGGGGATTTGAAACCCACTAACCTTGATGATGTTTTTGCATCTCTGGATCATTCCTATTTGTCTCAATTGCAGGGTCTCTCACCAAAATTTTCAACCACCACCACTCAATTGCAGGGTCTCTCACCAAAATTTTCAACCACCACCACCCATTTGCAGTCTCCCACTGCAATCCCTATTAGACAGAACATGAACCAGCTTAGAGCAAGTTACCCTTCTAACCTTTCTTCCTCTCCAGGGAGGAAATCCTCCATTTATGGGTTTGACACCTCTGCTGCAGTGGCAGCAGCGGTAATGAACTCACGGTCAGCTTCTTTCTCAAAGCGGAGCCAGAGCTTCATTGACCGGGGAACCATGAACCACCGTCCCGGCAGTCTCGGGCTCACTGCAGCTGCTAATTCTGCCAGTTTGTTGCCGTCCAATTTTTCTGATTGGAGTTCTCCAGATGGGAAACTTGACTGGGGCTACCACGCGGAAGGCCAAAACAAACTTAAGAAGTCTGCCTCTTTTGGGATCCGAAGCAGCAATGCTGCAGCAGCAAAATCAACAATGGCCTCATCAACACTCGATGAGCCTGATGTGTCGTGGGTTCATTCATTGGTGAAAGATTCTTCCTCCGTTGGGGCTGGCCTATACAGTTCTGACCCGAAGCATGGAGGATTCACTGAGGCACTCCCGCCATGGGTGGATCAATTGTATATAGAGCAGGAGCAGCTGGTAGCATAA
- the LOC127796198 gene encoding omega-3 fatty acid desaturase, chloroplastic-like, with amino-acid sequence MTSRVLSEGGLKPLPRIYLRPGTGFASIEAKPSTLRFSQGNLIGGSIGCGRSNWRVEVSAPLKVQSVAEENEGERINGVGDDGGFDPATPPPFRLADIRAAIPKHCWVRDPWRSMSYVVRDVVVVFGLAVAASYLDNWVAWPLYWLSQGTMFWALFVLGHDCGHGSFSNNPKLNSVVGHLLHSSILVPYHGWRISHRTHHQNHGHVENDESWHPLPERLYKNLDNITRLLRFTLPFPLLAYPIYLWGRSPGKTGSHFSPNSDLFVPSERKDVITSTLCWSAMAALLICLSFVMGPTQLLKLYGIPYSIFVMWLDLVTYLHHHGHEEKLPWYRGEEWSYLRGGLTTIDRDYGWINNIHHDIGTHVIHHLFPQIPHYHLVEATEAAKSVLGKYYKEPKKSGALPIHLLGSLESSLKHDHYVSDTGDVVYYQTDPKLHHKQQQQSKAKH; translated from the exons ATGACGAGCCGGGTCTTGTCCGAAGGTGGTTTGAAGCCCCTCCCTCGAATCTACCTTCGACCCGGAACAGGATTTGCCTCCATTGAAGCCAAACCCTCCACCCTTAGATTTTCGCAGGGCAATTTGATTGGTGGTTCAATTGGCTGTGGACGGAGCAATTGGAGAGTGGAGGTGAGCGCGCCGCTGAAAGTGCAATCTGTTGCTGAAGAGAATGAAGGAGAGAGAATCAATGGTGTAGGTGACGACGGAGGGTTTGACCCAGCCACGCCTCCGCCGTTCCGGCTGGCGGATATCCGGGCAGCTATTCCGAAGCATTGCTGGGTTAGAGATCCGTGGCGGTCCATGAGCTACGTGGTCAGAGATGTGGTGGTGGTGTTTGGGTTGGCGGTGGCGGCATCGTATTTGGACAACTGGGTTGCTTGGCCTCTGTACTGGCTCTCTCAGGGAACCATGTTCTGGGCTCTCTTTGTTCTTGGACATGATTG TGGTCATGGAAGCTTTTCCAATAATCCCAAGCTCAATAGTGTAGTTGGACATCTTCTTCACTCATCAATCTTAGTCCCTTACCATGGATG GAGAATTAGCCACAGAACTCATCATCAGAACCACGGGCACGTTGAGAACGACGAGTCCTGGCACCCA TTGCCTGAAAGGTTGTACAAGAATTTGGATAACATTACTAGACTGTTGAGGTTCACTCTGCCTTTCCCTTTGCTTGCATATCCAATCTATCTG TGGGGAAGAAGCCCTGGAAAAACAGGATCTCATTTCAGCCCGAACAGCGATTTGTTTGTGCCCAGTGAGAGGAAGGATGTGATCACCTCTACTCTTTGTTGGAGTGCAATGGCTGCACTGCTAATCTGTCTATCTTTTGTGATGGGTCCAACCCAATTGCTTAAGCTTTATGGCATTCCCTACTCG ATTTTTGTCATGTGGCTGGATTTGGTAACTTACTTGCATCATCATGGCCATGAGGAAAAACTTCCTTGGTACCGAGGAGAG GAATGGAGTTATCTTAGAGGGGGGCTAACGACGATCGACCGGGACTATGGCTGGATCAACAACATCCACCATGATATCGGGACTCACGTCATTCATCATCTCTTCCCTCAAATCCCTCACTATCACTTAGTTGAAGCT ACAGAGGCTGCCAAGTCTGTGCTGGGGAAGTACTACAAGGAGCCTAAGAAATCTGGGGCTCTTCCGATTCACTTATTGGGAAGCCTTGAAAGCAGCCTCAAACATGACCACTATGTGAGCGACACTGGAGATGTTGTGTACTACCAAACAGACCCCAAACTCCACCACAAGCAACAGCAACAAAGCAAAGCGAAGCACTAA